From the Glycine max cultivar Williams 82 chromosome 11, Glycine_max_v4.0, whole genome shotgun sequence genome, the window ATACATTAATTCAAACACTACTCGAGCAATTAATCCATTTGAAATGCATGCATCAATTAAATGTCATACACTAATTAAGACAAGGAATGAAGGATGTTACCGCTTGCAAGAAATTCGATTCAAGGCCTAACAAACGGAATCTCTTTTGGCGCCAATTCGCTCACCAAATCTGCGTGATAACATCAAATTCAAATGCGTAACAAAAGCATGAAGGAACTTTCTGTTgcaattagaaataaattatgtaaCTTCACTCACTTCCTCGTCttatctaattattttaatataaaatcttaatcttatctaattatttaagataaaattctAATCATAACTTCCTAATCTTATCTaattatttaagataaaatctTAATCATAACTTCCTAATCTTATCtaataaaatactaatcataACTAACTACTAATCTTAtctaattactaattaattgACCGACTTATTACACTTTCAGCACTCTCTCACACTAACGGCATTGCCATCTCGCGTGGTGGTGCATTGTGGCCTATAAATATCACTCCCCTACCGccacattcctcattcaaatttTCTTATAACGAAGTGAATCGCACTCTTCTCTCACTTTGAGTTTGCGACTCTGGAATTCTGCTACCATGGTGAGACCTGAAGCCTCTTCGATTCTTCTCttactttctcttcttcttcatcttcttcctctctctGAGAGTTTCTTAATTTTCCATTTCGTTCTCTCAGGTCGTTGCACAGAAAGTTAAGGAAGCTGAAATCACCGAGCAGGATTCACTTCTTCTCGTACTTAACCTTCGTTCTGCTTCATGCATTTCTTATATTACTCATTTTTCTTCAATCGTATGGATCTGAATATCCGATACTTCTATTTTTTCCGTtcgagttttctttttcttcttccactgCTGTATTTCCTTTTGATCATTTAtcgcttttatttattttacatttcttCGCTAAATTCACTCTTTCTCGTACTTAACTATCGTTTTGCTTCATGCATTTCTTATATTACtcattttaatctaattttccTTAAATCGTTGGGATCTGAATATCTGatacttctatttttgttcGTTCGAgtcttctcttttctcttccaCTGCTGCATTTCCTGTTGATCATTTATTGCTTTTATGCATTTTACATTTCTTCGCTAAATTTAGTTTTCAATATTATATAGTAGTTGTATTCCTTTCGTTATCAAATTCTACACCTGAGAGGATTTCATTTGCCGATAGAATCTGTCACTGAAGATTTTTGGTTCAGTAAAAATAACCTGATTCATCTTTTACAGAAACTTGCTATTCAGCTccatttattatcattattcatTAGGATCAAACCAGATCTCAAACTGAAAGTTGGTTAGTTTTAATTTCAGCATCTAGTTGCCTTTTATATTAGAGAAAATGTAATGTTTGCTATACgaagtttaatttaatcaagTCATATGGAGAAATGTTCGTCCACATGTTACTTCAATTTGAGAGGATTTAGTAAACGAATCCAGACTCTGAATCAACGTATTTTCATTATCtgatttgaaatttcatttgcaAGACGAGGATCCTGCTCCGAATTGCCATATTCAACATCAGTTATATCAGAGGACTATTTCCTGAGAAGTATTTCAATGATAAGTCTGTTCCCGCGTTAGGTAAAACCTGGTTTCAGTACTCTAGTCATTTTCCGTTTAAATTTTTCACTGAATCTTCTAATATTTGTTGCTGAGTGAATTGCATCGAAAACTAAATATGCTTGAAATGACAGagatgaagataaaaaaacttATGCCGGTGGATGCTGAGTCTCGCAGATTGATTGATTGGATGGAGAAAGGCACGATTAAGCTATTGTCTAACTGAACTTGTAGGTGGCGATTTTGTGTTGCTTGTGATgcgtttttttggtttttttctaTCCTATTTATCGATTTTGCAGGTGTATACGACGCCTTACAGAAGAAATACCTGAAGACGCTTCTGTTCTGTGTGTGCGAAGCAGTGGACGGACCGATGCTTGAGGAATATGCATGTAAGGCTTTAACACATCTGATTGCAATTTTAGTTAGAGGTGTTAATGTGCCGGAATTTGGAAACTGTACTTAAATGAATACCACGTAGTTTATTGTTTTAACAGGACGAGAGTGCCACCTAATTAATACTTTACGAAAGACTGCCATAATCAAGTGGCAAAATATGGattctaaataatttaattcgAGTCATTTGTGGAGGATTCATAAATATTAGTTTCACTGTGCAGTTTCATTTAGCTATTCAGATTCTGATAATCAAGAGGTGTCGATGAATATCAACCGCACTGGAAACAAAAAGAACCGGGGGACCTTCAAGTGTAATTCGACTACAGAAGTTACTCCCCATCAGATGAGGTTGATGTTGCAAAAGAGAATATAATTTAGATCTGAAGTGTTTTTATCATGTTAACTcactaattaaactaatattatttgtatttggtGTAATCTTCAGGAGTTCTGCGTGTAAGATGATCCGAACTCTCGTTCAGTTGATGAGAACTCTGGAGAAAATGccagaagaggtaaagaaattcaaatgctctgAATGATAATTTCATAATATTCTTCAAGTTTAAGTATTcattacaaactctgacctctACATTCTTTCCCCAGCGCACTATTATGATGAAGCTCCTCTACTATGATGATGTGACGGTATGTTCTTTAACATGAATAGCAAATCTCAGTTCCTTTTATCCTTTCTATGAATTTCTACATTGTCGAGACTCGAAGTGCATACTTTGCTAGGCAACTGGTGGTTATTTTAGCATTCTGTTATGCCAAAGCAAAGGACTGACTTATACAGGGTGATTTGgcaatataattgtttttttcctGCAGCCAGCTGATTATGAGCCTCCTTTCTTCAAGGGATGCACTGATGAAGAAACTTATCATCCATGGGAGAAGAATCCATTGAAAATGGAGGTTGGGAATGTAAACAGCAAGCACTTTGTGTTAGCTCTGAAGGTAATGGAAGGATATCGTGTTCACAGCTAGGTTTTAAATctatttcttatcttttcttcttcaattttaTAGGTGAAGAGTGTGCTCGACCCTTGTGAGGATGATAATGAGGGAGTCCAAGACGATTTCAGCGCTGGAGATGATTCCATGCAACAGAATGAATATTATGATACTGACAGTGAGGTAAACGAAGATGTTGCTTGATGTGGCCATTGCTATTTAAGATTTTAGTGAGGAAACTGTCTGACTTGCCATTGAAATAATCGTGTTACTTATATTCAGCATTTCACAATTTTTAGGTTTATCTTACTCAAGGGAATCGATATATAGTTGCTCCAATAGGTaactagaatattttttttattactgcaCAACTCCATTTCTTAAATTCTTAGTATGTGAGTTTAAACCTAATTCAATCCCAAAATCTAGTTCAAGGGATGAAGGTTGCCCCTCACTTATATTACTTTAACTTGACTTTATCTTTAACCAACATGGGActtgatttttttcaatatcATTTTCTCCATTACTTTCTTTTAATATGTAAACAATGGCAAATAAACCGCAAGAACAGGAAGATTATGGCATTATTGAAGAAGGTAAATTAtgtctttttgctttctttgagAAAAGTGTGTGTACACGTTTGTACGTGTGTGCATGTGTTTATATAAATTCAACCCAGAGGAATCATATTTTCCGTGTTCTTATTGGCtccacacaaatattttttggttcTTTAAAATTGCTAATTCAGTTACTAACCTGTAACTCAGAATATTAATGATCTACATTATGTTCAGACAATACCCAGGACCCGGTGGATGATGAGCAACAACTGGTCCGGGTCAAGGAGTGGATCAACTGTTGTCACCGTGACACTATCGAGTTTAATGATGTTCTATCGAATTTTCCAGACATCTCCGTGGTACTAATTTTTTCCCTGATACTTTTATTCAGATGATGTCTTTGCTTAGCCATTATTAGATTACGATCTATCTacaatttttagtttcttttctcatcttttgccaAATATAATTTCAGTTGAATTGTTTTACTTGCAGGTTCTATCCGAAGGTATGAAGGTTAATTATCATGTTCGAGCTGTTCTGCAGATTTTATCACTTGCAAACTTTATTTCTCTTTCGCCTGATTTTGCTTGGTTCTTCAGAGATCACAGACAAGCTTGTTGAGGAAGGTGTGCTATCAAAGATAGGGAAGGAAACCTACGCCATTAACAAGGACAAGGttgatttttttctaaattgacCTTAACCCTTTTTCCTTTGTTCGAGTagtcctttccttttttgcccCCTTACTGATGAAATTGCGATGTCAGAACCTTGAATATGAGTTCGCCATTGTGAAGGAAGAAATTGACGGTCAAATTCCTCAAGTCTTTGACAGAGCTTTGCAGGTTGAAGATCGCATATACATGAAagtgagttttatttttcctttttttattggtGTTATCTATGAGGATCTTTGGCTCTTTGCTGACTTGTAATGTATGTAAAGTTTGTTCACAACGAATGCTCTACAGCTCAAGTATAAAAGTGATGTTTCTTGTGCCCAAGTAAAGTACACTCCTAATACCGATTTGAAATGAATTGTGCAATGAAGTCAAAGATTTGTGCAAGAGTGGGAGGATGGAGTCTGTACACTACATGAAATATGATCAAGGATCTCTAAAAGTATTGACTTATGATAGGAGTTCGTTTAGTTATATGCAACAGTGGTAATATGTTTACGTTATGGTATAATCCTAACTTGGGAGTGAACATTGCAGGCTCTCTATCATGTTCTTCCGATGACACACGTTTCAGTCACTAAGCTTCAAAGCTTGCTTGAGGGAGAAGTAAACCAGATAGCAGCACGAAAGATCCTAGATAAAATGGTGCGGGATGGAATTATTGAACCCAAAGGCAGCAAAAGATTAGGTATCAAATTAAGTGCGTGTTTTGTTCTGCATTTGTTACATGAGAAGCGCGTATTTGACATCATCCGATAGGCTGCGTCAAACGAGAATTTGATGTGATTTAGGTGAGTTCCAATTTTGGaaccaaacacacactaacaaatccttttattttctttttctgttttttcccGGTTACTTTCTATGTCTGCTATACGCCAGGGAAACGTGTTATCCATTCTGACTTAACTGAAAGGAAATTCATTGAAGTCCAGAAAGCTCTAAGTGCTACTACTGAAGCAATGGTAATAATAACTACCCAATATTTGGGGTATATCACCACTTATTTTAATGTATGTTTAGTTGTTTACCAATTTCATGTTTCCAAATTTCACAGGATGTTGATCACTGTGAACCAAATAGCAAGTCCAAAAAAACTGGTTTCCGTTTAAATGGTGATGGATTAAAGCCGTTAATATTCTGTATTTCAATTCCGCAGCTTTTCGATATTGGCACTTGGTCAACTTACAACTATCTTATGGTCAACTTACAACTATCTTATGCTTTCTTGTTGATCAGGAAGCAACTATGACGTGTCTACATATGGGGTTCTCCACTCTATTGGATCAGATTTAACACGAATGAAAGTGACATCTGAGACAAACTATAGTGACTCCGGGAATGGACAGAAAGCATCAAAGGCAAAAGAGCCCGGGAACACCCCCATAAGCAGGGTTGAGACTAGTAACATTGATTAAATTTCCAGTTTCTATAATGTCGAATGTTTTCCATATATATAACTTATgtgatttattttgaaattgtaCAGCCAGTTATTTCAAGAGAGAGTTTTGCGCAAGGCAAAGAGAACGGAAGAACAAATGGAATAGCAAATCAAGGGGACGAAGCTGACACAATCATATGCAGCAAGTCTTCCCAAGACAAACGACCAAGGAAAACTAGCGCGGTATTTTGTGGCTTCTTTATTCCTTATagtgatattatattttctttctttagtgTTAAAAAGAGCCTTCAAGTAATTTGGACATGCCTGTAATCTGAcagcaattttcttcttttataggcGAAGGAGCCTATCCATCAAAACATGAAGCGACAGAGATCTGAGGCTCAGTGAACCTGAATTCAGGTCCCTGAATATTTGCGGATAATATAGTAACAAATTCTGGCCTGTACATCCCTTATAACTATATCATATATGGCGTATAGATAAGCATTTCGTATTAGTAGAAGAGATAATGACTTGGTAGAAATCCCTATGGTCTTCTTTTCTAGCcgactttttttcttctaaaaattgGCTCATGTCGAGTATTGCTGTTGGATTAAGGACATATGAATCATTTTACAGATTTTATTAGAAGCActattttttttgacaaaattagAAGCACTTAATTCATACTcgtggttttttttaaaaatttcttttgttattatattatgtttttatattatattcaatttttttcctaaCTAGATGTCCAACAGATGAGAGGTTtccatgaattattttttttgcttttgctactttttttcttataacttTTTACAATGTTTTTAGTTGATAAAAGTTGTCCCAAGGCCTCAGCTTCATTCAGTCGTTGTTACCTCATTCCATTTCATTACAATGGCCCACGATTTGTcatagattatatttttttagtaaatactaATTATTCCTAactagaaaatttaaattggcACGATGACCCCACAAGAACTTAAAATTGACTGCCACTAAGTTGAGATTAAAAGAATACAATTTGGAGCACTAAGTTACAAATCATATTTTGTAATTTGATTACCGATTATAATAACATGTGACATAGCAGTGTGATGCAAACCTGCTAACCTACATGCAATTACTGCTGCAAGCAAAACAGATTTCTAACAAATCAAATTCATTCTAGAACatgcatttatatttattttcctatttttatttttagtaagagactaataaataataacactTATTTTGGGCTTGTCAATAGGAGTTGGGGCATAACAGTGATTtacgttgtaaaaaaaaaaacagtgatttatgcagtaaaaaaacctaaatatacatgatttgataatttttaagagtaattttatttataaaacaaaaaaatttaaaaactgatCAATAattctcctttttctttatctctcttcttttattatattatatcatcaattaaatcaaaactaatgatacataaatcatcctacaaatattttttatttttttatttatcttcttatcacattataaatattattatatccattattttttttcttttgtttattctCTCTAGATATTAGATAACACATTAAGTAcctatcaaatatttttcttaaatcaatcacttatttatttattttttctcaagtTGTATATAAATCAAGTGAAGCTTgtttaagaaataatttcaatttttaattttaactttcttAAATATCATTTGTAACCGTATGAAACGTTCACGTAATAATTAcaacaattaaaagaaaactcCACCTAATTGTACGGTTTTATGATTTTACACAACTGCGTCCACAGGTTTGTGAATCCTGACATAAACATGGATCCCGGTCGCTCCACTCCGAAGAAGGTTCTCAATTTTCGAGAAACCGCCACGTGGCTTCTGGAAGCAGCAAGTTTGGTCTAGAAAGATCCCAAGGAGTCGGTCCGAACGAGGATCCACCCCCTTCCTTGACGAACACAGAGACGTGTGTTTTGGATTCTATTTGTGCCGTGGTTTGAGATttagatgcaaataaatatatacCCTGTCTTGTGCCGTGTCCCCTTTAAGCCAATTGCAATCAAACAAAGTTTCGGTTATTGGTGTTCATTTTTCTTCCTCCATCTTTCTCTAAAACATTAATTGAACTCTCCATTCCTTAAATTTTACCAACGAGCTAGTTCCGACACAGACAAAGCAATGGCAAAGACTGAGGTTGGTTggcataattatatttttggcttttcttAAAATTCCTTCTTTGATTgatgtttttttctcttcccatgGAGGTGGAGATTGTAATTTATTGAACTAAAGTAACTTGTGATTCAACTTTATGCATGCAGTTAGAGGTGACTGTTGAGAGCAAGAACAAAGAACTAAAGCACCTGGGATTTGTGAGGATTGCTGCTATTCAAACTTTTGTGATTGTGTCAAATCTGTATGAGTACGCAAAGCAGAATTCTGGGCCTTTGAGATCCGCTGTTGGAACGGTTGAGAACACTGTAACCACCGTTCTTGGTCCTGTCTGCAACAAATTCAAGGACTTCCCTGATGATGTCCTGGTTTATGTTGACAAaaaggtaatttttttcttcctttaccTCTTGATCATTTCTACATCCAtgtgtttagaaaaaaaaaaggtgttttATTTGTAtggtttttgtaattatttctgGTTTCTCACGTGGATCTGATAAAAAGGGTGATGGCAAAAAGGTTGTTGATGATTCATGCTCAGCTTGTATTCATGAATTGTCTTGTTACTTCTAATGTTgatccttttttatataaactaagATCAAGATCTGTTTCTTCAATAGCTAATAAGGACGTGGTTGCCACTtacaaataaaaagtatattgtATTTGTGGGTAAATATTCCCTTACAGAGCTAAAAAAAATGCTGGAAATCAATTAGTTCTTTTGGTTGGCCAAACTTTTTGTTTAACGTTGCTGGAAAGGTTTAACCCTTTGTAAGATGCTGTTTTTCGTGAGGACAAAACTTATATATGCGGGCTCTACTGTTTGTCAATTAAAATTGGGAATTCCATCTAAGTAATTCGCATTTTAACGTTTGTATTAAaagattatataaattattgagacaaaatttcattttctgattAGAAAATAGGACAAGCAACTCCTAAAGCACCCTATATAAGTTTTTTCCATTTCTCATCACCCACTTCTTGTTGCTTTGAATTGAGGCTTGATTCTTCTGTTTGAGGCGGCCTCTTAATTAAGTGTCCTTTGTACCTTGTGGGCAGGTGGATGAAGCTTCCCACAAGTTCGATGAGCATGCTCCTTCCTTTGCCAAGCACCTTGCGGATCAAGCCAAGGGTGTGATTCAGAAAGTGACTTGTGAGGCAGGGAAAGTTGCAAGTGAAGCTCAATCTGGGGGGTCAAGAGCTGCTGTTCATTTTGTTGCTACAGAGTCAAAGCATTTTGTGTTGATAAATTCGGTGAAGTTGTGGAATGGACTCACCCACTATCCACCATTCCATGCATTGGCAGAGATAGCAGTTCCCACTGCTGCTCACTGGTCAGAGAAGTACAACCATGTGATCAAGGCCATGACTCAAAAGGGTTATAGTTTCATCGGGTATCTACCTTTGATTCCCGTTGAAGAGATAGCCAAGGCATTCAAACAGGGAGAGGCGAACTTAAAAGGAGATAATGCAGCCTCTGAGGAACAAAGATTAGAATCTGCATCTGATTCTGATTAAATTCAGCTTTActtcttcaaaaaaatttgcTTATGAGTGAACTTGTTTTGTGGGTTGTGACATTCTAGGCAATGTGGTGGTTGTGACTAGACATACTTTTAAGCTTGTTAAGCATGGTAAGACTATGTAATTAATCCATGTAGAAGATACGATTTATGTAAATGGTGCGGATAATGCTCAtaaaggttgcttcctccttttGTATGCATATAAAATATTGCTTAGTGCTCTTTATTGTGACTACATTTGGTGGTTGCAAACCTGATAAGCACAATACTGGGTATTTGCTTCTATTGGCTCTTGACTATGATTTCTTTATGAGTGGACCCGCAAAAATTGACATTAATAGCTATAAA encodes:
- the LOC112935895 gene encoding REF/SRPP-like protein isoform X4 — encoded protein: MLEEYAFSFSYSDSDNQEVSMNINRTGNKKNRGTFKCNSTTEVTPHQMRSSACKMIRTLVQLMRTLEKMPEERTIMMKLLYYDDVTPADYEPPFFKGCTDEETYHPWEKNPLKMEVGNVNSKHFVLALKVKSVLDPCEDDNEGVQDDFSAGDDSMQQNEYYDTDSEVYLTQGNRYIVAPIDNTQDPVDDEQQLVRVKEWINCCHRDTIEFNDVLSNFPDISVVLSEEITDKLVEEGVLSKIGKETYAINKDKNLEYEFAIVKEEIDGQIPQVFDRALQVEDRIYMKSKICARVGGWSLYTT
- the LOC112935895 gene encoding REF/SRPP-like protein isoform X3, whose translation is MLEEYAFSFSYSDSDNQEVSMNINRTGNKKNRGTFKCNSTTEVTPHQMRSSACKMIRTLVQLMRTLEKMPEERTIMMKLLYYDDVTPADYEPPFFKGCTDEETYHPWEKNPLKMEVGNVNSKHFVLALKVKSVLDPCEDDNEGVQDDFSAGDDSMQQNEYYDTDSEVYLTQGNRYIVAPIDNTQDPVDDEQQLVRVKEWINCCHRDTIEFNDVLSNFPDISVVLSEEITDKLVEEGVLSKIGKETYAINKDKNLEYEFAIVKEEIDGQIPQVFDRALQVEDRIYMKLKYKSDVSCAQVKYTPNTDLK
- the LOC112935895 gene encoding REF/SRPP-like protein isoform X7, yielding MLEEYAFSFSYSDSDNQEVSMNINRTGNKKNRGTFKCNSTTEVTPHQMRSSACKMIRTLVQLMRTLEKMPEERTIMMKLLYYDDVTPADYEPPFFKGCTDEETYHPWEKNPLKMEVGNVNSKHFVLALKVKSVLDPCEDDNEGVQDDFSAGDDSMQQNEYYDTDSETIPRTRWMMSNNWSGSRSGSTVVTVTLSSLMMFYRIFQTSPWFYPKRSQTSLLRKVCYQR
- the LOC112935895 gene encoding REF/SRPP-like protein isoform X8 is translated as MLEEYAFSFSYSDSDNQEVSMNINRTGNKKNRGTFKCNSTTEVTPHQMRSSACKMIRTLVQLMRTLEKMPEERTIMMKLLYYDDVTPADYEPPFFKGCTDEETYHPWEKNPLKMEVGNVNSKHFVLALKVKSVLDPCEDDNEGVQDDFSAGDDSMQQNEYYDTDSETIPRTRWMMSNNWSGSRSGSTVVTVTLSSLMMFYRIFQTSPWFYPKTSLLRKVCYQR
- the LOC112935895 gene encoding REF/SRPP-like protein isoform X5, giving the protein MLEEYAFSFSYSDSDNQEVSMNINRTGNKKNRGTFKCNSTTEVTPHQMRSSACKMIRTLVQLMRTLEKMPEERTIMMKLLYYDDVTPADYEPPFFKGCTDEETYHPWEKNPLKMEVGNVNSKHFVLALKVKSVLDPCEDDNEGVQDDFSAGDDSMQQNEYYDTDSEVYLTQGNRYIVAPIDNTQDPVDDEQQLVRVKEWINCCHRDTIEFNDVLSNFPDISVVLSEEITDKLVEEGVLSKIGKETYAINKDKNLEYEFAIVKEEIDGQIPQVFDRALQVEDRIYMKFVHNECSTAQV
- the LOC112935895 gene encoding REF/SRPP-like protein isoform X2, whose amino-acid sequence is MLEEYAFSFSYSDSDNQEVSMNINRTGNKKNRGTFKCNSTTEVTPHQMRSSACKMIRTLVQLMRTLEKMPEERTIMMKLLYYDDVTPADYEPPFFKGCTDEETYHPWEKNPLKMEVGNVNSKHFVLALKVKSVLDPCEDDNEGVQDDFSAGDDSMQQNEYYDTDSEVYLTQGNRYIVAPIDNTQDPVDDEQQLVRVKEWINCCHRDTIEFNDVLSNFPDISVVLSEDKLVEEGVLSKIGKETYAINKDKNLEYEFAIVKEEIDGQIPQVFDRALQVEDRIYMKALYHVLPMTHVSVTKLQSLLEGEVNQIAARKILDKMVRDGIIEPKGSKRLGKRVIHSDLTERKFIEVQKALSATTEAMDVDHCEPNSKSKKTGFRLNGSNYDVSTYGVLHSIGSDLTRMKVTSETNYSDSGNGQKASKAKEPGNTPISRPVISRESFAQGKENGRTNGIANQGDEADTIICSKSSQDKRPRKTSAAKEPIHQNMKRQRSEAQ
- the LOC112935895 gene encoding REF/SRPP-like protein isoform X1 encodes the protein MLEEYAFSFSYSDSDNQEVSMNINRTGNKKNRGTFKCNSTTEVTPHQMRSSACKMIRTLVQLMRTLEKMPEERTIMMKLLYYDDVTPADYEPPFFKGCTDEETYHPWEKNPLKMEVGNVNSKHFVLALKVKSVLDPCEDDNEGVQDDFSAGDDSMQQNEYYDTDSEVYLTQGNRYIVAPIDNTQDPVDDEQQLVRVKEWINCCHRDTIEFNDVLSNFPDISVVLSEEITDKLVEEGVLSKIGKETYAINKDKNLEYEFAIVKEEIDGQIPQVFDRALQVEDRIYMKALYHVLPMTHVSVTKLQSLLEGEVNQIAARKILDKMVRDGIIEPKGSKRLGKRVIHSDLTERKFIEVQKALSATTEAMDVDHCEPNSKSKKTGFRLNGSNYDVSTYGVLHSIGSDLTRMKVTSETNYSDSGNGQKASKAKEPGNTPISRPVISRESFAQGKENGRTNGIANQGDEADTIICSKSSQDKRPRKTSAAKEPIHQNMKRQRSEAQ
- the LOC112935895 gene encoding REF/SRPP-like protein, with protein sequence MAKTELEVTVESKNKELKHLGFVRIAAIQTFVIVSNLYEYAKQNSGPLRSAVGTVENTVTTVLGPVCNKFKDFPDDVLVYVDKKVDEASHKFDEHAPSFAKHLADQAKGVIQKVTCEAGKVASEAQSGGSRAAVHFVATESKHFVLINSVKLWNGLTHYPPFHALAEIAVPTAAHWSEKYNHVIKAMTQKGYSFIGYLPLIPVEEIAKAFKQGEANLKGDNAASEEQRLESASDSD